AGATTATCCAATATAAAAAGTTAGAGTTAGATCTAGTTAAAAATAGTATATGTTTTGAGGGTAAGGAATTAGATTTAACTAAAAATGAATTTAAAATACTTAATTGTTTAATGAAAAAGCAAGGGAGTATAGTATCTCGTGGGGACTTAATGGATTATTTGTGGGATCTGGATGTGTTTATAGATGATAATACATTAACTGTTAACATAAATAGGCTTAGAAAAAAGTTAGAAACTATAAATTGCAAAGACTATATACAAACTAGAAGGGGGATCGGCTATATAATGCCATAAATATGGATATAAAAAGTTATTTTAAAGATATACAAATTTCTATAATTTTAAGATTAGTGTTTATAATGTTTTTGGTTTATATATTGAATTTACTACAAATAGATAAAATAACTATATATTTTATATTGATTTTATGGACTATATTAAACAGCATTGAATTTGTATATGATTATATTAAAAAAGCTAATTATTATAGAGAAGTTTTAAATATTTTAGAAGAATTAGATAAGAAATACTTATTACCTGTTTTAATACATAGACCTAAATTCCTTGATGGTAAAATACTTTATGATGTTTTAAGTATAACGGATAAAGCTATGAATGAAGAAGTGAATAAATATGTATTTTCTCAAGCTGAATATAAAGAATACATAGAAATGTGGGTTCATGAAATAAAGACACCTATATCATCAAGTAAATTAGTAATAGAAAATAATAAAAATGAACAGACATTAAGTATATTAGAAGAAATAGAAAAAATAGAAAGTTTCATTGAACAAGTTTTGTATTATTCAAAAAGTAATGAACTTGAAATTGACTATATAATAAAAAAAATAAGTTTAAGAAAATGTATAAACAATGTAATAAAAAGAAATAAGAGAATAATAAGGGAAAATCGGATTTCAATAGAAATAGATGACTTTGAAAGCTTTATTTACTGTGATAGTAAGTGGTTAGAATTTATATTAAATCAAATAATAATAAACTCTATTAAATATATAGGTAATTATAAAACGAACAGAAAACTTGAAAAAATAGGGTCGAAAATAAAGATATATATTAAGGAAAACATCAATAATATAGAATTATACATAAATGATAATGGGGTTGGAATAGATGAAAAAGACTTATACAAGGTATTTGAAAAAGGTTTTACAGGATTAAATGGAAGAAAGTTTAAAAAATCTACCGGAATGGGCTTATATATTTCTAAAAAATTATGTAGCAAAATGTATTTAGGTATTGATATAAATTCTAAAATAAATGAATACACAACTGTCAAAATAACATTTCCACAAAATAATATGACTAAAATATAGTAAAACTTACATTTATGTAAGTTTTGTGTAAGTTTAAGTTATTAAAATAAACCTCTAATTTATATAAACTATAAGTATAAAGT
Above is a genomic segment from Romboutsia lituseburensis containing:
- a CDS encoding sensor histidine kinase is translated as MNLLQIDKITIYFILILWTILNSIEFVYDYIKKANYYREVLNILEELDKKYLLPVLIHRPKFLDGKILYDVLSITDKAMNEEVNKYVFSQAEYKEYIEMWVHEIKTPISSSKLVIENNKNEQTLSILEEIEKIESFIEQVLYYSKSNELEIDYIIKKISLRKCINNVIKRNKRIIRENRISIEIDDFESFIYCDSKWLEFILNQIIINSIKYIGNYKTNRKLEKIGSKIKIYIKENINNIELYINDNGVGIDEKDLYKVFEKGFTGLNGRKFKKSTGMGLYISKKLCSKMYLGIDINSKINEYTTVKITFPQNNMTKI